The following proteins are co-located in the Chryseobacterium daecheongense genome:
- the ppk1 gene encoding polyphosphate kinase 1 produces MSIHFNPRDITWLAFNERVLQEAMDENVPLHLRIRFLGIFSNNLDEFFRVRVAGLKRAMDFKEKVIAESFYQPPSKILQRINEIVIRQQQNFDKTWKKIQNEMADQNIFIKNAKNLTVLQKEFVRKYFDEVVESNVIPILLHENTSMPYLRDKSLYLGVAMRKKDWQYQSNYAIIEIPSRFVGRFVLLPTEDPKEKNVMLLEDVITFNLPHIFSYFGYDEFAANAFKVTKDAEMDLDNDIKTNFAEKIEKGLKNRRKGKPTRFVFDKDMDKALLELLIRKLNLTKKDSIIPGGKIHNFKHFMDFPDVFEAYARPVERTSFSHQAFEHGERVTDVIMKNDVLLTFPYHKYNPVIDLLREAAMDPDVKSIQITAYRLASSSKIINALIYAARNGKEVTVMLELQARFDEESNLEWKEMLEPEGITVLVGIPDKKVHAKLCVIKKRAHNKTIQYGFISTGNFNEKTARIYGDHLLMTADRGIMADINKVFNVLKKPKEDYLAVLKTCKSLMVCPQFMREKIVHHIDKEIEEAKAGRRAEIIVKANSVSDRALITKLYDAALAGVVIKTIVRGIYCAVNQKEFKEKIKGISIVDEYLEHARVMYFYNKGAEDMYISSADWMTRNLDYRIEAAVKITDKELKKELKDILDIQLRDNVKARILDKKLSNEYVRNDKQECRSQIETYKYLKAKTSTK; encoded by the coding sequence ATGTCAATACACTTTAATCCGAGGGATATTACCTGGCTCGCTTTTAATGAGAGGGTTTTACAGGAGGCAATGGACGAAAATGTTCCATTGCATTTAAGAATACGTTTTCTGGGAATTTTTTCCAATAATCTTGACGAATTTTTCAGAGTACGTGTTGCCGGATTAAAGCGAGCCATGGATTTTAAGGAGAAAGTAATTGCGGAATCCTTCTACCAGCCACCTTCGAAAATTTTACAAAGGATCAATGAAATTGTGATCAGACAACAGCAGAATTTTGATAAAACCTGGAAAAAAATCCAGAATGAAATGGCTGATCAGAATATTTTCATCAAGAATGCTAAAAACTTAACCGTACTCCAGAAAGAATTTGTCAGAAAATATTTTGATGAAGTGGTAGAATCCAATGTCATTCCTATTCTTCTTCATGAAAACACATCAATGCCATACTTAAGAGATAAAAGTCTTTATCTGGGTGTTGCCATGAGAAAAAAAGACTGGCAATACCAGAGTAATTATGCTATCATCGAAATACCGTCACGCTTTGTGGGAAGGTTTGTTTTGCTCCCTACTGAAGATCCAAAGGAAAAAAATGTAATGTTACTGGAGGATGTTATCACTTTCAACCTGCCTCATATTTTTTCTTATTTTGGATATGACGAATTTGCTGCAAATGCATTTAAAGTAACTAAGGATGCTGAAATGGATCTTGATAATGACATCAAAACCAATTTTGCAGAAAAAATAGAAAAAGGGCTTAAGAACAGAAGAAAAGGAAAACCGACAAGATTCGTTTTCGATAAAGATATGGATAAAGCTTTACTGGAATTATTAATCCGTAAGCTCAATCTCACTAAAAAAGACAGCATTATTCCCGGTGGAAAAATTCATAACTTTAAGCATTTCATGGATTTTCCGGATGTTTTTGAAGCTTATGCCAGACCTGTGGAAAGAACTTCTTTTAGCCATCAGGCTTTTGAACATGGCGAAAGGGTAACTGATGTGATCATGAAAAATGATGTGTTGCTCACTTTTCCATACCATAAATATAATCCGGTTATTGATCTTCTTCGTGAGGCGGCAATGGATCCTGATGTAAAATCAATACAGATTACAGCTTACAGACTGGCAAGCAGTTCGAAAATTATCAATGCATTGATCTATGCTGCACGAAATGGAAAAGAGGTTACGGTAATGCTCGAACTTCAGGCCCGGTTCGATGAGGAATCCAATCTTGAATGGAAAGAAATGCTCGAGCCGGAAGGTATTACCGTTTTAGTTGGAATTCCGGATAAAAAAGTTCATGCTAAGCTTTGTGTTATCAAGAAAAGAGCCCACAACAAAACCATTCAGTACGGATTTATCAGTACAGGGAATTTCAATGAAAAAACGGCCAGAATTTATGGAGATCATTTATTAATGACTGCAGACAGAGGAATTATGGCAGATATCAATAAAGTTTTCAACGTCCTTAAAAAACCTAAGGAAGATTACCTTGCTGTTCTGAAAACCTGTAAAAGTTTAATGGTCTGCCCACAATTCATGCGTGAAAAGATCGTCCATCATATCGATAAAGAGATCGAAGAAGCAAAAGCAGGGAGAAGAGCAGAAATTATTGTTAAAGCTAATTCGGTAAGTGACCGTGCTTTAATTACAAAACTATATGATGCAGCTTTAGCAGGAGTGGTTATAAAAACAATTGTGAGAGGAATTTATTGCGCTGTCAATCAAAAAGAATTTAAAGAAAAAATAAAAGGTATAAGTATTGTTGATGAATATCTGGAACATGCCAGGGTCATGTATTTTTACAACAAAGGAGCTGAAGACATGTATATTTCATCAGCAGACTGGATGACCAGAAACCTTGATTACAGAATTGAAGCGGCAGTAAAAATAACAGATAAAGAACTGAAAAAAGAGCTGAAGGACATCCTCGATATACAATTGAGAGATAATGTAAAGGCCAGGATTCTGGATAAAAAACTGAGTAACGAATATGTAAGAAATGACAAGCAGGAATGTCGTTCTCAAATTGAAACTTATAAATATTTAAAAGCTAAAACGAGTACAAAATGA
- a CDS encoding exopolyphosphatase, whose translation MKIAAIDIGSNAARLLINEVKDNGKHPEFIKLNLLRIPLRLGMDVFTRGEIGPEREKMVIDSMKIFSDLMKIYKVEHYRACATSAMRDAVNGKDIIEQVRKTSGINIEIISGDEEATLVYENHVAEGLDKDFAYLYIDVGGGSTELTFYENDKMVYEKSFNIGTIRLLNNLVTPDNWYEMKQEVKKNIMSKKPIVAIGSGGNINKVFSMSKTKDGKPMSLAHLKKVYKEFDELSVDERMTKHNLREDRADVLAHALKIFNSVMAWADINRIFVPKISVADGLIHNIYSKLQEKK comes from the coding sequence ATGAAGATCGCAGCAATAGATATAGGAAGTAATGCAGCAAGACTTTTAATCAATGAAGTAAAAGATAACGGCAAACACCCGGAATTTATAAAGCTTAATCTTTTGCGGATTCCTCTAAGACTGGGTATGGATGTCTTTACCCGTGGAGAAATAGGACCTGAAAGGGAAAAAATGGTGATCGATTCAATGAAAATTTTCAGTGACCTGATGAAAATTTATAAAGTGGAACACTACAGGGCATGTGCGACAAGTGCCATGCGCGATGCTGTAAATGGAAAAGATATCATTGAACAGGTTAGAAAAACTTCAGGCATCAACATTGAAATTATATCAGGAGATGAAGAAGCTACCCTGGTGTATGAAAATCATGTGGCCGAAGGTCTGGATAAAGACTTCGCCTATTTATATATCGATGTTGGCGGTGGTTCTACTGAGCTTACATTCTATGAAAATGACAAAATGGTGTATGAAAAATCTTTCAATATTGGAACCATCCGGTTACTCAACAATCTTGTTACTCCGGACAACTGGTATGAGATGAAGCAGGAGGTCAAGAAAAATATAATGAGCAAGAAACCGATTGTTGCTATCGGATCTGGAGGAAACATCAATAAAGTGTTTTCAATGAGTAAAACCAAAGACGGAAAACCAATGTCTTTAGCTCATCTTAAAAAGGTATATAAAGAATTTGATGAACTCAGCGTCGATGAAAGAATGACAAAACATAATCTGAGAGAAGACAGAGCTGATGTGCTGGCCCACGCATTAAAGATTTTCAATAGTGTAATGGCATGGGCAGATATCAACAGAATCTTTGTTCCGAAGATTTCCGTAGCGGACGGGCTCATCCATAATATCTACAGTAAGCTACAAGAAAAGAAATAA
- a CDS encoding NAD-dependent epimerase/dehydratase family protein, whose translation MSSNPIKIIITGATGMVGEGVLMECLENPGISEILSVSRKPSGKKHAKLKEYIVPDFLSITENDENLKGYDACFFCAGISSVGMNEEDYTKITYDTTLHFANAVLKQNPGMVFNYVSGAHTDSTESGKTMWARVKGRTENSLKKLGFRSAYNFRPGFMKPVEGQVHVKWFFKPIIWLFPVLLPSQSLTLHEVGRAMVNVVKKGYPTSVLEIRDIKKLAI comes from the coding sequence ATGAGTTCAAACCCAATTAAAATAATAATAACAGGTGCCACAGGAATGGTAGGAGAAGGCGTGCTGATGGAATGTCTTGAAAACCCCGGTATTTCAGAAATTTTAAGTGTAAGCAGGAAACCGTCAGGAAAAAAGCATGCTAAATTAAAAGAGTATATCGTTCCAGATTTTCTAAGCATCACTGAAAATGATGAAAACCTGAAAGGTTATGATGCCTGCTTTTTCTGTGCAGGGATCAGCAGCGTGGGAATGAATGAAGAAGATTATACAAAAATAACATATGATACAACTCTCCATTTTGCAAATGCTGTTTTGAAGCAAAACCCCGGAATGGTTTTTAATTATGTTTCCGGAGCCCATACAGACAGCACAGAAAGTGGAAAGACAATGTGGGCAAGAGTAAAAGGAAGAACCGAAAATTCTTTAAAGAAGTTAGGATTCAGATCTGCCTATAACTTTCGTCCGGGATTTATGAAGCCCGTAGAAGGTCAGGTTCATGTCAAATGGTTTTTCAAACCTATTATATGGCTTTTTCCTGTTTTACTCCCGTCTCAATCATTAACATTGCATGAAGTAGGAAGAGCTATGGTCAATGTAGTAAAAAAGGGGTACCCAACATCAGTTTTAGAAATTCGAGACATTAAAAAACTTGCGATATGA
- a CDS encoding choice-of-anchor I family protein, with the protein MTKNYLFRGFLPIAVLFQGGLFGQSLIHYWNFNNNASQASITTPTSSLVNGSSLAAITGGTSVIDFAGGSGQNFDTNNLNARNNDPAGTHLRFNNPIGGGLQFSLPTTGYHNVVVKFTTRRSGSGAGTQIWSYSLDGNTFTNYQSVTPVDDVPQLVTFDFSNIAGVSNNPNFKLKVEFATGSGGNAGNNRFDNFTVDAVATGSTDTTPPTVTYLPANNTNNTSTTINPSISFNENVRHIDNAAITDTNAQNLVEFRVANASGSQIPFTTTFSNNAITIIPGTPLLPNQTYYLALKPNTVEDFSDNAVTSATSTTFTTAGTTISLDKNFIKVNENAGNLSFKININNPSASTVNLVVKPAPFSTADSNDFTVNNQTITITPTTTSYIVNIPIIDDILEEQQAEYFVVSLENPVGATITGDNSATIYIVDNDKAAPVPSNQIHLNYIGSFDPSGNNNSSTEIVVHDPATQRLFTISSLTDVFDIIDFSTPTAPVVIKTVNMASYGGITSIAVKNGIIAVSSPNVNPQQNGSVIFFDINGNFLKQVTVGALPDMITFTPDGSKVITANEGEPNDAYTVDPEGSISIIDISGGINNLIQSQVTTLNFTNFNTQESSLFATGLRKVRATSTLAQDLEPEYITVSSDSQKAWVTLQENNGIAEVNLVTKSITSIWGLGKKDMSLPGNGFDASDNNGEVLIANWPVKTFYTPDAVQNYKAGNTNYIVTANEGDEKDLSGFSERTTVGANGYLLDSTNFPNSSILKASHNLGRFRVTNVNGNTDGDAEYEEINAMGARSFSIFNADTKQIVYDSGDQFERYVAYSHPLIFNADNESNAVKSRSRAKGPEPEGVALGTINGQTFAFITLERTGGVMVYNITDPNNVTFTDYKNSRSTSAYGGDNGPEGIIYIAPQNTTTGKGYVVIANEISGTLSMYEVVTPPTLGTGEVKAEQATFNVFPNPVTKGNTLYFNRAQGYELYDMSGKLLKKEKNSLLIETSSLATGVYLIKTSEGILKRFIVK; encoded by the coding sequence ATGACGAAAAACTATCTTTTTAGAGGCTTCCTGCCTATTGCTGTCCTGTTTCAAGGCGGTCTTTTCGGACAATCGTTGATCCATTACTGGAATTTCAATAACAATGCTTCTCAAGCCTCTATTACCACTCCGACATCCTCGCTGGTAAACGGCTCTTCACTTGCTGCTATTACAGGGGGAACAAGTGTTATTGATTTTGCAGGAGGATCAGGTCAAAATTTCGACACCAATAATTTAAATGCCAGGAATAATGATCCTGCCGGAACCCATTTAAGGTTTAACAACCCTATTGGTGGTGGACTTCAATTTTCCCTGCCTACTACCGGATATCATAATGTAGTGGTAAAATTTACAACCAGAAGATCTGGTTCAGGGGCAGGAACACAAATCTGGTCATATTCCCTTGACGGAAATACTTTTACTAATTACCAGAGCGTTACTCCGGTGGATGACGTCCCTCAGTTAGTTACTTTTGATTTTTCAAATATTGCAGGAGTTTCCAACAACCCCAATTTTAAATTAAAAGTTGAATTTGCTACGGGATCGGGAGGAAATGCAGGAAATAATCGTTTTGATAATTTTACGGTAGATGCTGTAGCAACCGGTTCCACAGATACTACTCCACCTACAGTAACGTATCTTCCGGCTAATAATACCAATAATACATCCACAACAATAAATCCGAGTATTTCGTTTAATGAAAATGTCAGACATATTGATAACGCTGCAATCACTGATACCAATGCACAAAATCTTGTTGAATTCAGGGTGGCAAATGCTTCGGGCTCACAGATACCGTTCACAACTACTTTTAGTAACAATGCAATCACGATTATTCCTGGCACTCCCCTACTTCCTAATCAAACATATTATTTAGCACTAAAACCCAATACCGTTGAAGATTTTAGTGATAATGCTGTTACTTCAGCTACTTCTACTACTTTCACTACGGCAGGTACCACTATTTCACTCGATAAAAATTTCATCAAAGTAAATGAAAATGCGGGTAACCTAAGTTTCAAGATCAATATTAATAATCCTTCCGCCTCTACAGTAAATCTTGTTGTAAAGCCTGCTCCTTTCAGCACAGCCGACAGCAATGATTTTACAGTAAATAATCAAACAATCACTATTACGCCAACCACTACCAGCTATATTGTAAATATTCCGATTATTGATGATATACTCGAAGAACAGCAGGCAGAATATTTTGTAGTAAGCCTTGAAAACCCGGTAGGTGCAACTATTACAGGAGATAATTCAGCCACAATTTATATCGTAGATAATGATAAGGCCGCACCTGTTCCTTCAAATCAAATTCATTTGAACTATATCGGAAGCTTCGATCCTTCCGGAAACAACAACAGTTCTACAGAAATTGTTGTTCATGATCCTGCCACTCAAAGGTTGTTTACGATCAGTTCACTGACCGATGTTTTTGATATTATTGATTTCAGTACTCCAACGGCTCCTGTTGTTATCAAAACGGTAAATATGGCTTCTTATGGAGGAATCACTAGTATCGCGGTTAAAAACGGAATTATCGCAGTTTCTTCTCCAAATGTAAACCCACAACAAAACGGATCTGTTATCTTTTTTGACATTAACGGAAATTTCCTGAAACAAGTTACTGTAGGTGCTTTACCTGATATGATTACTTTTACTCCGGATGGATCAAAGGTTATTACAGCCAATGAAGGAGAACCTAATGACGCCTACACAGTTGATCCTGAAGGCTCCATCAGTATCATTGACATTTCCGGAGGAATAAACAATCTTATCCAAAGTCAGGTTACCACACTCAATTTTACCAATTTCAACACCCAGGAATCTTCTCTTTTTGCAACCGGATTAAGAAAAGTAAGGGCAACGAGTACGCTGGCCCAGGATCTGGAACCGGAATATATAACGGTAAGCTCAGACAGCCAAAAGGCATGGGTTACTCTTCAGGAAAACAATGGGATTGCTGAAGTAAATCTGGTAACGAAATCCATAACGAGTATTTGGGGATTAGGCAAAAAAGATATGAGTTTACCCGGAAACGGTTTTGATGCTTCGGATAATAACGGAGAGGTACTGATTGCCAATTGGCCGGTAAAAACATTTTATACTCCCGATGCTGTACAAAACTATAAAGCAGGTAATACCAATTATATCGTAACAGCTAATGAAGGTGATGAAAAAGATCTTTCCGGGTTCAGCGAAAGAACAACTGTAGGAGCCAATGGCTATCTTTTAGATTCTACAAATTTCCCTAATTCATCTATATTAAAAGCTTCTCACAACCTGGGAAGATTCAGGGTAACCAATGTAAATGGCAATACAGACGGAGATGCCGAATACGAAGAAATTAATGCAATGGGAGCACGTTCTTTTTCCATTTTCAATGCCGATACAAAACAGATTGTATATGATAGTGGAGATCAGTTTGAACGTTATGTTGCATACAGCCATCCATTAATCTTTAACGCAGATAACGAAAGTAATGCAGTTAAAAGCAGAAGCCGTGCCAAAGGTCCGGAACCAGAAGGTGTTGCTTTAGGAACCATAAACGGTCAGACTTTTGCCTTCATCACTTTGGAAAGAACCGGTGGTGTAATGGTTTATAATATTACAGATCCAAATAATGTAACTTTTACGGATTACAAAAATTCGAGATCAACTTCAGCATATGGTGGTGATAACGGCCCCGAAGGAATTATTTACATAGCTCCACAAAATACAACAACAGGCAAAGGCTATGTAGTTATTGCAAATGAAATCAGCGGAACTTTATCGATGTATGAAGTAGTAACACCTCCCACATTGGGAACGGGTGAGGTAAAAGCTGAGCAGGCCACATTTAATGTATTCCCTAATCCTGTGACAAAAGGAAATACTCTATATTTCAACCGCGCACAAGGTTATGAATTGTACGATATGTCAGGAAAACTTTTGAAAAAAGAGAAAAATTCTTTACTTATTGAAACTTCATCACTTGCTACAGGTGTTTACCTCATTAAAACTTCAGAGGGTATACTGAAACGGTTTATCGTAAAATAG
- a CDS encoding response regulator transcription factor: protein MKKILIADDHYIVRTGTALLLESKLQYPCTIDFAENYIETKDKVSKEQYDLVILDIDMPDSTSKTMVKELKGKQEDLKIMIFSTYDESVGIQYIEEGAEGFLNKGASESEILRGITAIFEEGYYYPSKMVNKLLSHSKDGRTVEKLSKREFQIFKLLAEGNGNIEIANILDLKMSTISTYKKKIFDKLKIKNVVDLVRIYDDMH from the coding sequence ATGAAAAAAATACTCATTGCGGATGACCATTATATTGTGAGAACGGGTACTGCGCTGCTGTTGGAATCGAAACTTCAATATCCCTGTACAATAGATTTTGCTGAAAATTATATTGAGACCAAGGACAAAGTTTCTAAAGAACAATATGATCTGGTGATTCTGGATATTGATATGCCTGACAGCACTTCGAAAACAATGGTAAAGGAATTAAAAGGAAAACAGGAAGATCTTAAAATCATGATCTTTTCTACTTATGATGAAAGTGTAGGCATTCAATATATTGAAGAAGGGGCGGAAGGGTTTCTTAATAAGGGTGCTTCAGAATCTGAAATATTGAGAGGCATTACAGCGATCTTTGAAGAGGGGTATTATTACCCGTCAAAGATGGTCAATAAATTGTTGTCCCACTCTAAAGATGGGCGTACTGTAGAAAAGCTTTCTAAAAGGGAATTCCAGATATTTAAACTTCTGGCTGAAGGAAACGGGAATATAGAAATTGCCAACATTCTCGACCTTAAAATGTCTACGATCAGTACCTATAAAAAGAAAATTTTTGATAAGCTAAAAATTAAAAATGTTGTAGATCTTGTTCGGATCTATGATGATATGCATTAA